ATAAAATTGTCTGGCATGGGAATATTTCAGAATTAGCCCACTTTATCAAAACCTTGCACAACACAGCCAATAAAGTCGAAGACACTAAACAAAAACAATGGGAGATTACTATCAATTGTTTTGCAATTCCATCCGATCCGCTGCCATTGACAAAATCAAGACTTAGGGGTCAAAAGAATCCAGCGACTCGTGGATTGATTGAAGAAGCTGTTAATTTGCTTTAATTTGCACTCTACACCTTAAAAAAGTTGAAAAAAACTTTCTATTTTTTTTATTTTAACTATCCAATTACATCAATGAGTTGATGACACTCTACACTCTACACCTTACTCTACACCATTGATAGTGTGGAGTTTATGAAAATCACTTCTCCTTACCTTGCACCCATTCTTTAACACTTAAAAATTAAAAAAGTAATGGATGTAGTTTTACTTTCCCTTCAGCAGTACGACGATCTCGTAAAACGAATCGAATCAGTTAAGACAGAATTGTCCCAGATTCAAATGAATCAATCTGACCCTATTTTAGATGTACAGCAAACCTGTGATATCCTTCGGATTTCCCGTAGGCACTATCAGCAGCTTCGCGACACCCAACAGATTGATTTTTACCAAGTAGGGAATAAGATATGGACTAAGATGTCCGATATCGACAAATTTCTAAAAAAACACTACGTCCCATCTTTAAAAAAGTAATTTTTTTATTAAAATATAAAATTAATATTCATATGAATACCAATAGCAAATCTATCTCCTTTGATCAGATCCAATCTGATTTAGAACAAAATGAAGAAGCATTAAATGATGCTACACCTAATTCATCAACTGATGAAACCATTGAAATGATATTAAAAACGAAAGCGAAACTAACAGCCAGGAAGTCAAGCAAGATCAAATTTGCTGACCCCATCATCAAGCATAATGAAAATGCTGTATTTTTTCCATACACGATAAATGTAATTCAAGGACAAAATGGCGTACATAAGAGTAGATTAGCCGAAACTATTTGTTCAGTTATACTGAAAATTAAAGGTTGTAGTAACAATCTTCTAAACTTTGAAACGGTCGAAAATGCGCCTAAGTATTCAATTCTTTATGTGGACACAGAAAGAAATTTAAATGACCAATTTCCATTTGCATTACAGTCAATCCAAACACGAGCGGGATATCAAATTAATGAAAACCCACCAGAGTTTGATTACATTAGCCTACTCGAATTTCCAAGAAAAGATAGATTTGAAGTCCTGAATAAGTACTTATCATACTACAGAACCATATTTGCAGATCGGCCCACATTCATTGTCCTTGATGTTTCCACTGACTGTATAGAAGACTTTAACAAATCAGATAAAAGTATGGAGCTAATTGACCACATGAACCTTGCCATCAATACGCACAATGTTGTTTTCTTATGTCTCATACATGAAAATCCTGGATCAGAGAAGGCACGTGGTCATTTTGGAACAGAATTGATCAATAAAGCGAGCACAGTAATGAGAGTTGATTTCGAGAAAGATAATAATGGACCAACTGATATCATACAAGTACGATATCTCAAATGTAGAAGTACAGCTAAGCACGAACCATTTTATATCAGGTATTGCAACGAAGAAAAATGCCTTGTTTTAGCTGATCAGGAAAAGGTTGACGCTATAAAAATAAAGAGACAGGTCACTGCTAAATTGAGCGAAATCATAGAGTATATAAGTACCAATTTACTACCAGGCTCAGAAACGCCTAAGGAAGAATTAATCGAAGCACTTACTAAATACGTTGGGGGAAGTGAAAGGACTATTGAAAATAGATTGGCAGAGATCGTAAAAAAACGTATTCAAATCATTTCTGATCTTGATCAAGATACCTACATACTGACGAGACCTAAGCAAGGTAAGCACACAGTTTATACGCTCAAGGCCGATAAATAACGTTTGCAAGTTTGCAGCACCCTATATAGGGCATTGCAAAAGTGCAAACGTTTAACCCACCCAAATTTTTATTATGGATCATCAATTCCAATTTGACAAAAATCGGAAAAGGGCTGAGCTTTGCCCCTGTGGAAAGTCCAACAGGGATAAAAAGTTCAGCCCTTACAAGGGGTATATCGACAAAGGTTATTGTCATGCATGTGGGCAAAATTTCTTTCCTGAGAAGGAAACAAAGAATAATCCATTTGTTTTTAATCACACCAACAAACCTAAACCTACAATAGAGAGACCAATCTCTTTCATTAATTTAAATGTATTTCGGAAATCCCTTGCTTTTTACGATGCAAATAAGTTCGTCACATACTTAAAGACTGTTTTTAAACCTGAACTTGTTGATCACGCTATTGATAAGTACAAAATTGGTACATCAAAACTTTGGAAAGGAGCGACTGTTTTCTGGCAAATTGATGAGTTGGGCAATGCCAGGACTGGAAAAATCATGCTTTATGATGATCATACAGGAAAGCGAGTTAAAAAACCATTCGACCATATTAACTGGGTACATTCAGTGCTTAAAATAGATGATTATAACTTGGGACAGGTCTTTTTTGGTACTCATTGCATCAATTCATCATCAGGTACCGTGGCTATCGTAGAAAGCGAAAAAACAGCCATCATCGCAAGTATTTGTTTACCCACAGTTACTTGGCTGGCTGCGGGGTCAAAAGATGGATTAAAAATAGAAAAATTAAAACCATTAAAAAACAGAAACATCATCCTTTATCCTGATGCTAATGCATTCGAGCTTTGGAATGGCTTTGCCATAAAACATAAAGATAGTTTTAGAATCAAAGTATCATCATTGATTGATCATTCATTAACTGATGATAAAAAGGAGCAAGGAGAAGATATTGCGGATTATTTGTTAAAATCTATACCTGACTATCTGAGAGTAGATTACAACCCTGAATCATTAGATAAAATCATTTCTATTCCTGCCGGAAGTAATACGTTTCAAGAATATATAGCCAAAAACCCGAATTTAAATTCACTCGTATCAAGGTTAAACCTGATACTTGATCCAAATCCTTCAGATAATTGTAATTGGCAAAATGATATACCATCCACAATTAAAGCTATTAACTCAGAGATCAAGCCTGACACTGCCTACCACATTGATGAGATAAAATCATTGATAAAAACCTATCATACGGCTTTAAACATTGATTTTGAGAATATTATTCGGCAATTAATAACCAACAAAGTTATAGTTCAAAATACGCTGAATAAGGAATGCTACTACAAATATGGCAGTACCCCATTTTAATGCAAAGTATTATTAATATCAAATTTTCTGCCCCAATTCCACTTATTTCCCATAATTTCGCCCTTAATTTAAAGAGAAAATGTGAATCGATGACTCAAGATCTTAAAAAAACCCTTTGGGCAACAGCCGACAAACTCCGCAACAATATGGATGCTGCCGAATACAAGCACATTGTATTAGGGTTGATATTCCTAAAATACATTTCCGATAGCTTTGAAGACTTATATGAAAAACTCAAAGAAGACAAACACTCAGATGCAGAAGACAAAGATGAGTACCTCGCCGAAAATGTATTTTATGTACCACCTTCCGCAAGATGGAATTATTTGCAGCATCAGCGTGCAAAACTGCCAACCATAGGAAAAGATTTAGACGATGCTATGGATGCCATAGAAAAGGACAATCCAAGCCTTAAAGGAGTACTACCTAAAGATTATGCTCGACCGGCATTGGACAAAAGAAGATTGGGCGAACTTGTGGACCTGATTGGCAATATTGGTTTTAAAGATAAAGAACACAGCAACAAGGATTTATTAGGTAGCGTATATGAGTATTTTTTAGGTATGTTTGCAGATGCAGAAGGCAAACGGGGTGGTCAGTTCTATACACCAGAATGTCTCGTAAAACTGCTTGTAGAGATGCTACAACCTTACAGTGGACGAATAGGCGATTTTTGTTGTGGCTCTGCAGGTATGTTTGTACAGAGCGAAAAGTTTGTCACTGCGCATGGTGGACGACTGAAAGACATATCAGTTTACGGCCAGGAAAGCAATCCTACTACTTACAAATTGGCTAAAATGAACTTAGCCATCAGGGGTATAGATGCAAAAATAGAATTGGGTGATTCGTTTCATCAAGATAAGCATAAAGATTTAAAAATTGATTATGCCATCATGAATCCACCCTTCAATATTTCTGATTATGGTATTGAGCAGATCAAGGATTCCTACATGTGGAAATATGGGTTACCACCAGCAGGGAATGCAAATTATGCATGGTTGCAATTGGTCATATCCAAACTAAGTCCTACAGGCACAGCAGGTATTGTATTGGCCAATGGATCTATGACTACCAACGCAGGCACAGAAAACGAGATCAGGAAGCAACTCATCACAGAAGGCTTAGTAGATTGTATGGTAGCACTGCCTACCCAATTGTTTTATAATACACAGATACCTGCATGTCTATGGTTTTTGGCACGAGACAGAAAAAATCATAAATTTAGAGACAGAAGGGATGAAATACTCTTTATCGATGCCCGCAAGCTCGGTATTATGACCAGTAGAAAGAATAAAACGCTTACGGATGATGATATAGCCCAAATAACTGATGCCTACCACAATTGGCGGAATAAGGATGGCAAATACGAAGATGTCCAAGGGTTTTGTAAGTCTGCGACCATAACTGAAGTAGAAGCTAATAATTATGTGCTCACTCCAGGTAGATACGTGGGCACAGAAGAAGTAGAAGATGATGGCATTTCTTATGATGAAAAAGTAGCAGTCATTTCAGAAAATCTGAAAGGCTATTTTGAGCAATCAATAACATTGCAGGAAAGGATTAAGGGGAATCTAGTTAAAATTGGTATTGAGATATGACCAACTGGAAAGAATATAAATTAGGAGAACTTTGTACAATTACGTCAAGTAAACGTATCTTTTATAAAGAGTATGTCTCTGAAGGGGTGCCGTTTTTTAGGTCGAAAGAAATAATAGAAAAAGCTAATGGGAACGAAATTTCAACCGAATTATTCATAACAAAGAATAAGTTTCAAGAAATTAAAGACAAGTTTGGCGTACCATTAGCAGGTGATATTCTTTTAACATCTGTTGGTACACTTGGGGTGTCATACCAAGTTCAGGAAAGTGATTATTTCTATTTCAAAGATGGAAACCTAACTTGGTTTAAGGATTTTTCAGATGAAATTAATACAAAGTTTCTATTGTATTGGCTACGTTCTCCACTTGGTAGAGAAGGCTTTAATAACATAACAATTGGTTCAACGCAAGCAGCCTTGACTATTGCAGGTTTGAAAGGGATAAAATTATCTATCCCCACCCTCCCAACCCAAACCGCCATAGCAGAAATCCTATCATCACTCGACGACAAAATAGAACTCAACAACAAAATAAACCAGGAGTTAGAAAACCTTGCACAAACACTATTTAAGCAGTGGTTTATAGATTTTGAGTTTCCTGATGAAAATGGCAATCCATATAAATCATCCGGTGGCGAAATGGTAGATAGTGAATTGGGTGAGATTCCGAAGGGGTGGGAAGTTCAACAGATTGGAGATTTATTTGAGTTTGTAGTAGGTGGTGATTGGGGTGAAGATGAACCAAATGAAGAACATACAGAGATGAACTTTGTAATTCGGGGAACGGATATTTCAACATTAAAAAGTGGTTCATTAAAATCGATTCCTTACAGGGCTATCAAACCATCAAAATTAAAAAACAGACAACTACAAGTTAATGATATAATAATTGAGATATCAGGTGGATCTAAAGAACAACCGACAGGCAGAACAATATTAATTACAAAAGAAATATTAGAAAGATTAGGTTACAATGCGATTCCAGCGAGTTTCTGTAGATTAATTAGACCCAAAAAAGATTTTGCTGAGTTTTTGGGTATTTATCTAACCAAGATATATTATGAAGGTAAAACTTGGGAATATCAAAACCAAAGTACTGGTATAAGTAACTTTCAGTTCAAGTTTTTTAAATCAAATGAATTACTTGCATTACCAGCGGATTTGAGAATTATTGATGAGTTCAATATCTTGATTAGTGGAATATATAACCTTATGACTACTAATGAAAATCAAGAACTAACAAACCTAAGAGATACGCTATTACCTAAGCTCATTTCAGGAGAGTTGGAAGTTTCAGATGTTTCATTATCCCAATAAAATGGAGAATTATGCCAGATTTAAATAAGATTTATCTATTCAGGATGACGCATATTGAGAATATAAGTCATATTTTAAGTTTTGGAATTACACATCGCAATTCTGAAAACGCAAACCCTAATTATGTACCTATCGGAGATGGTAGTTTGATAACTTCGAGAAATTCAAAATTACTTCCCAATGGAAAGCGACTTGGTGCTTATATTCCTTTTTATTTTGGGGTAAGAACCCCGATGTTAATTGTGATGCAAAAAGGTTGGAATGGCATTAATGCTACCGATGCAGAAAATATCGTTTATTGTATTACATCCGTACAGCAAATGATTAACCACAATTTGGACTTTATTTTTTCAAATGGGCATGCGAACAGTGACTTGAGTGACTTTTTTACATCATCAGATATTATAAATGTAGAAACAATTGTAGACTTTGAAGCCACAAAAGTCAAATGGTGGAATAGCGAAACTGACACAGATCTGAAAAGACGAAAAGAAGCTGAGTTTCTAGTGGGGGAAGATATTCCTTACAGTGCTATACGTGGATATGTTGTCTTTAATGAAAAAGCCAAATCTGATTTGGTAAAATTAAATATTGATAAAAATATAATCATTGTCAACCAAAATTATTATTTTTAACCCATGATACAATTTATAGTAGGTAATATATTTGAAGCAAATACAGAAGCCATTGTCAATACCGTCAATACAGATGGTATCATGGGAAAAGGTATTGCTTTACAATTCAAAAATTTATTTCCACACAATTTTAAGGAATATAGTAAGGCTTGCAAAGAAGGATCAGTAACTATAGGTAAGCTATTTGTAACAAAAGATTCTTCTTTGATTTATGGAGATAAGATCATTATCAATTTTCCCACCAAGACATCTTGGCGAAAACCATCAGAGTATAGCTATATCGAAGCAGGCCTTATTGACTTGATCAATGTAATACAACAATTTAAGATCAAATCCATTGCTTTGCCACCTTTGGGAGCTGGAAATGGTGGGTTGGAATGGAATAGAGTTAAAGAAATGATTCATCATTATTTGAGTGATATAGATTGTGAGATTATCATTTTTGAGCCTAATGCACACATTGTAGAAATCCTAAAAAAGGAGAGAGTATCGCTCACACCTGCAAGAGCCATGCTATTGGCTGTTTTATATGATTTAGTAAGAAATGGTGAGTTTGTCTCTGAGTTTGCAAGTGAAAAAGTAGCCTACTTTTTACAAAAATTTGGAGCAGAAGATATTTTCAAACTAAAATTTGAACCCAAATTTTACGGGCCATATTCAGGAAAAGTAAAGCATGTAATGTATTATTTGAATGGTAGTTATCTAATGGGCTACAGCTCTAAAGATGCTAAACCATTCGAAGAACTAAACCTATTGATGGATGCAGAATCAGATGTTTTGCAATATTTAGCGGGGCACGATGACAAATCTTTATTGGATATAACGAACAAGACCAAGACATTTTTGTCCGGGTATTATTCTAATTTTGCATTGGAATTACTTTCCACAGTTGATTTTATATCTACCACGGTAGATTCATTAGAAGAAAATGTAATCATACGAGAAATCGAAAATTGGAGTGACCGTAAGAAAAACTTATTTGCAAACCCACGTCTAATTTCAAAAGCCATTTCTCATTTAGAAAAAATATAATGAGAATCTCATGGCAGCAGTAATATCAGAAGACCACATAGAGCAAGTAATCATACAGGAGTTTATAGAATTAGGCTACCATTATATCAACGGCATAGATATTTCCCCTGATGGATTATCGCCCGAAAGAGCATATAATGAAGTAATCCTTAAAAATCGCTTACAAGAAGCCATTGCTAAGTTCAATCCATCTATTCCATACGAAGCCCAGGAAGAAGCACTCAAAAAAGTATTGAGATCAGATAGCCCTAATTTATTTCAAAATAACTATCAGTTTCACAAGTACTTGACCGAAGGAGTGGATGTGGAGTATAGGAAAGATGACCGAATAGCAGGAGATAATGTTTGGCTCATAGACTATGACAATCCCGAAAACAATGAGTTTTTGGTGATTAACCAATTGACTATAATTGAAGGAAATACCAATAAACGTCCTGACATAATTTTGTATATCAATGGCATACCATTGGTCGTTATAGAACTCAAAAATGCAGCCAACGAAAATGCAACCATACAGACCGCTTTTCAGCAGCTACAAACATACAAACAAGCCATACCTTCCCTTTTCCAATACAATGCCATCCTTGTAGTCTCTGATGGTTGGGATGCATTGTATGGTTCATTAACAGCACCCAAACAGTTTTTTGTACCTTGGAAATCCATAGATGGAATATTAGTCGCAGATCCTGACATCCCACAGATGGAAATATTGGCACATGGCATGCTCAATAAAAAAGTCCTTCCTGATCTAATCAGACATTTTACACTTTTTCATCAAAATGATGATGAAATCTCCAAAATTGTACCGAGATATCACCAATATTTTGCAGTAAATAAAGCAGTGGCTACTACTAAATCTGCTACATCTCACGATGGTGATCAGCGGGCAGGTGTCGTCTGGCACACACAAGGATCAGGCAAAAGTCTTACCATGGTATTCTATGCAGGAAAATTAGTTTTAGAACTTGAAAATCCTACATTAGTAGTACTTACAGATAGAAATGACCTTGATGATCAGTTGTTTGAAACCTTTGCTGCTAGTAAAGACCTACTTAGGCAAACACCAGTACAAGCAGAAAATAGGGACCATCTCAAGCAATTACTTTCCGTCGCATCAGGTGGTATCGTCTTTACTACGATTCAAAAGTTCCTTCCGGAGATTGAAGAAAAATTGGATTTGGGCAATGGTAAATTCAAAAGTATAAAAGGAAAGTTTGATGAGTTATCAGACCGTAGGAATATAGTGGTGATTGCTGACGAAGCCCACCGAAGCCAGTATGATTTTATGGATGGCTTTGCCAAACACATGAGAGACGCCCTACCTAATGCATCATTCATTGGTTTCACAGGTACACCTATAGAAAACACAGACAAAAATACACAAGCAGTATTCGGAGATTATATAGATGTCTATGATATACAGCAAGCTGTAGAAGATGGTGCAACCGTAAGAATATTCTATGAAAACCGATTGGCCAAGATAAAACTCAAACCCGAAGAAGTACCAAGAATTGATGAAGAATTCGAAGAACTTACTGAAAAAGAAGAACTCACAGGTAGGCAGCAACTCAAAGCAAAATGGGCACGTTTAGAAGCCATAGTTGGCAATGAA
The genomic region above belongs to Saprospiraceae bacterium and contains:
- a CDS encoding SAM-dependent DNA methyltransferase is translated as MTQDLKKTLWATADKLRNNMDAAEYKHIVLGLIFLKYISDSFEDLYEKLKEDKHSDAEDKDEYLAENVFYVPPSARWNYLQHQRAKLPTIGKDLDDAMDAIEKDNPSLKGVLPKDYARPALDKRRLGELVDLIGNIGFKDKEHSNKDLLGSVYEYFLGMFADAEGKRGGQFYTPECLVKLLVEMLQPYSGRIGDFCCGSAGMFVQSEKFVTAHGGRLKDISVYGQESNPTTYKLAKMNLAIRGIDAKIELGDSFHQDKHKDLKIDYAIMNPPFNISDYGIEQIKDSYMWKYGLPPAGNANYAWLQLVISKLSPTGTAGIVLANGSMTTNAGTENEIRKQLITEGLVDCMVALPTQLFYNTQIPACLWFLARDRKNHKFRDRRDEILFIDARKLGIMTSRKNKTLTDDDIAQITDAYHNWRNKDGKYEDVQGFCKSATITEVEANNYVLTPGRYVGTEEVEDDGISYDEKVAVISENLKGYFEQSITLQERIKGNLVKIGIEI
- a CDS encoding macro domain-containing protein — protein: MIQFIVGNIFEANTEAIVNTVNTDGIMGKGIALQFKNLFPHNFKEYSKACKEGSVTIGKLFVTKDSSLIYGDKIIINFPTKTSWRKPSEYSYIEAGLIDLINVIQQFKIKSIALPPLGAGNGGLEWNRVKEMIHHYLSDIDCEIIIFEPNAHIVEILKKERVSLTPARAMLLAVLYDLVRNGEFVSEFASEKVAYFLQKFGAEDIFKLKFEPKFYGPYSGKVKHVMYYLNGSYLMGYSSKDAKPFEELNLLMDAESDVLQYLAGHDDKSLLDITNKTKTFLSGYYSNFALELLSTVDFISTTVDSLEENVIIREIENWSDRKKNLFANPRLISKAISHLEKI
- a CDS encoding helix-turn-helix domain-containing protein; translated protein: MDVVLLSLQQYDDLVKRIESVKTELSQIQMNQSDPILDVQQTCDILRISRRHYQQLRDTQQIDFYQVGNKIWTKMSDIDKFLKKHYVPSLKK
- a CDS encoding DUF4433 domain-containing protein is translated as MPDLNKIYLFRMTHIENISHILSFGITHRNSENANPNYVPIGDGSLITSRNSKLLPNGKRLGAYIPFYFGVRTPMLIVMQKGWNGINATDAENIVYCITSVQQMINHNLDFIFSNGHANSDLSDFFTSSDIINVETIVDFEATKVKWWNSETDTDLKRRKEAEFLVGEDIPYSAIRGYVVFNEKAKSDLVKLNIDKNIIIVNQNYYF
- a CDS encoding restriction endonuclease subunit S, producing MTNWKEYKLGELCTITSSKRIFYKEYVSEGVPFFRSKEIIEKANGNEISTELFITKNKFQEIKDKFGVPLAGDILLTSVGTLGVSYQVQESDYFYFKDGNLTWFKDFSDEINTKFLLYWLRSPLGREGFNNITIGSTQAALTIAGLKGIKLSIPTLPTQTAIAEILSSLDDKIELNNKINQELENLAQTLFKQWFIDFEFPDENGNPYKSSGGEMVDSELGEIPKGWEVQQIGDLFEFVVGGDWGEDEPNEEHTEMNFVIRGTDISTLKSGSLKSIPYRAIKPSKLKNRQLQVNDIIIEISGGSKEQPTGRTILITKEILERLGYNAIPASFCRLIRPKKDFAEFLGIYLTKIYYEGKTWEYQNQSTGISNFQFKFFKSNELLALPADLRIIDEFNILISGIYNLMTTNENQELTNLRDTLLPKLISGELEVSDVSLSQ
- a CDS encoding type I restriction endonuclease subunit R; amino-acid sequence: MAAVISEDHIEQVIIQEFIELGYHYINGIDISPDGLSPERAYNEVILKNRLQEAIAKFNPSIPYEAQEEALKKVLRSDSPNLFQNNYQFHKYLTEGVDVEYRKDDRIAGDNVWLIDYDNPENNEFLVINQLTIIEGNTNKRPDIILYINGIPLVVIELKNAANENATIQTAFQQLQTYKQAIPSLFQYNAILVVSDGWDALYGSLTAPKQFFVPWKSIDGILVADPDIPQMEILAHGMLNKKVLPDLIRHFTLFHQNDDEISKIVPRYHQYFAVNKAVATTKSATSHDGDQRAGVVWHTQGSGKSLTMVFYAGKLVLELENPTLVVLTDRNDLDDQLFETFAASKDLLRQTPVQAENRDHLKQLLSVASGGIVFTTIQKFLPEIEEKLDLGNGKFKSIKGKFDELSDRRNIVVIADEAHRSQYDFMDGFAKHMRDALPNASFIGFTGTPIENTDKNTQAVFGDYIDVYDIQQAVEDGATVRIFYENRLAKIKLKPEEVPRIDEEFEELTEKEELTGRQQLKAKWARLEAIVGNEHRIELIAKDIVQHFESRDAVLDGKAMVVCMSRRICIDLYAAIEKIRPEWHSDDDTEGVIKVVMTGSSSDPESFQRHIRSKTKRKALGDRLKSAKDGLKIAIVRDMWLTGFDAPSMHTLYIDKPMKGHNLMQAIARVNRVYKDKEGGLVVDYIGIATDLKKALSVYTESGGKGKPAFDQEEAASVMMGKYEIVAQMFSEKPKDESQATGFDYKSFFGLTNKEKLYYPIKAANYILGLDNGKERFISSVASLTKAFAISVPHPYTSDIRDEVGLFQAIKARIVKVTQPQGGKTDEELETAIKQILSDAIVSDEVVDIFDAAGLKKPDISILSDEFLAEVKGMEHKNLALELLKKLLNDEIKTRQKTNLVQSKKFSEMLEQAVKNYQNNLITSAQVIDEMIRLAKDIKDADRKGTDLGLDFREYAFYSALEVSNSAVAVLGDEVLRHIARELVDTVRKNTSIDWTVRENVQAKMRIAVKKILRKHGYPPDMEIKATETVIEQAKLLADQLSVAKEYNINFGDDSLAAEPE